The nucleotide sequence CTCTCGCTATTATTTGAGTCATTTATGCATTCAACCGTACATGTGAGGTACTTAGATTATGTTAATAAGAAAATACGATCCTGCGAAAGATGCGGAAGCATTGATTCAACTGATCAAATTGGAGGGCAAAGAGTGGATATGCTATTGGGGTGATGATTCTATAGGAAAGTATAAATTAGCTTTAAAAAAATCAATCACCTATGTGGCATACAATCATAATGAGCTTATCGGCTATTCACGCTCATTGGAGGATTGTGGCTTTTACA is from Candidatus Cloacimonadota bacterium and encodes:
- a CDS encoding GNAT family N-acetyltransferase; its protein translation is MLIRKYDPAKDAEALIQLIKLEGKEWICYWGDDSIGKYKLALKKSITYVAYNHNELIGYSRSLEDCGFYIYVCDLLVCKKHRGKGLGRMLMECIRDEFPDYGTFVMSDVDDYYHKLGYKKQGSVFQVS